The stretch of DNA ATTTTCCTGCTGCCGGTCGTGCTTATGATCTGGGCGGCACTCAGGCGGATTTAGGGGTGCCCGTCGGTCGTACGTGCGAGCACCCGGTCCGGTTTCTCGGCGGCAAAGGAAACGTCGATTCGACGGGAATCCGCCCGTCGACCCGGAGTAGAACCGACCGGGCGGTGGGTCCGAACCGCTGGGCCGGCGTCACGATCCTCCGGGCAACGGCGCCCACGGATAGTGGCACTGGCGGTCAGGTCGTCACGCGGAGCGCTCCCGGACCGCGACGCCGTCCGAGTTCGGCTCGTCGTGTTGCCCCTCGCTGCCGGTATCCCCGTCGTCGTGGGACTCGCCGCGAAAAACGCCGGACTGACCGCCCTCGTCGTCCCCGGGAACATCGCCACCGAGGCTAAGACGGCTCGCGATACCGTGACCCGGACGACCGACTGGACTCCGGACGGAGGGTTGGACCGAGCGGTCCGACGGGAGGACCCGCTACCGTCGGGACGAGTCCTGTGCCGTACGGATCGAGGCGACCGGTCTCGACCGCTGGACGCCCGCGTTTGGTATAGCGGGATACGGTTTATCAACTGGCAGAACGAGGTCGCCGGGCGCTTTAACACCGTTCGGCCGAAAGGGCGCGTATGTGTGGGCGGTACACGTTGTTCACGCCGGCCGAGGAGTTGGCCGAGCGGTTTGGGGCGAAGCGACCGGATGTCGAGCCACGGTACAACTGCGCGCCGGGGCAGGCCCTCCCGGTGGTGACCGGCGCGGATCCGGATCGATTCGCGCGCCAGCAGTGGGGACTGATTCCGGAGTGGGCCGACGACGACTCGAACCCACCGATAAACGCCCGTGCGGAGACCATCACGGAAAAGCCGACGTTCGCCGACGCGGTGGCACATCGCCGGTGTCTCGTCCCCGCGGACGGCTTCTACGAATGGGTGAGCCGCGAGGGGGGAAAACGCCCCTACCGCGTCGCCTTCGAGGACGACCGGCCGTTCGCGATGGCGGGAATCTGGTCGCGGTGGGAGCCGCCGAGCCGACAGACCGGCCTCGGCGAGTTCGGGGACGACGGCGCGTCGAGCGACGCCGACCCGGTCCACTCCTTCGCCATCGTGACGACGGAGCCGAACGACTTGGTGAGCGACCTCCACCACCGGATGGCCGTCGTCCTCGGCCCGGATCAGGAGTCGACGTGGCTCCACGGCTCGGTCGAGGAAGCGCTCGGCTGCTGTGAGCCTGTCCCTGCCGACGACCTGACCGCCTACCCCGTCTCGACGCGGGTGAACGACCCCCGAAACGACGACCCGTCGCTGGTCGAGCGAGCGGACGGGTCAGCGTGAGCAGGAAAACTGTATTTGTGAGAATGACACTATAGTGGCCGCCAAAGCAGTACCACAGGAACAAATATAACGCTAGTACGGGGGAATCTTTGGCACTACAGCCACAGATAAGGGCCTTTATTCCCCTGAGTGGGACTACTTTGAAGTACCCGGCAATCGAGGGACCAGTATGGCGGAGGACTCCGTTCCGGTGAAGACCTACGTCCCGTCGTACCAGAAGGAGCGCTGGCGCGAACACGCCGACCGGCTCGGCATGAGTCAAAGCGAGTTCGTGCGGACGATGGTGCAGGCCGGTCGCCGCGATTTCGAGGTGCCCGAGCGACCCCCGTCCGAAGAACCCGCCGAAGACACGTCTTCGGGGCTCGAACCCCGGGTGAAAGACGCCCTCGACGGGGAAGGCCACCGATCCTGGGACGACCTGCTCGACGCCGTGACGGACGGCGTGGAGGATCGACTCGAGGAGGCCCTGGAGTCGCTTCAGGAGGCAAACGCCGTCCAGTACAGCGGCCGCCACGGCGGCTACCGGCTGGTGGAGGAGTCGTGAGCGACGCCGTCGACGACCCCGTAGGCTACTTCCTACAGGACATGACTTACCACGGGAAGACCGACCGGACGCGTGCCGCCTACGAGCGTGTCCTCCGAACCTTCGAGTCCTTTCTCGCCGACGAGCGGGGGGCGACCCCGGCGACGGCCGAACACCGGGACTGTATGGCGTGGGTCCACCGCCTCCGCGGCACCGTCGCCGAGAGCACCGTCGCTACGTACGCCGCCTACCTCCACCGGTTCTACGCGTACATGACGCAGGTGGGGGCGTTCGACTCGAACCCGATGACGCTCGTCGCCGAGGAGATGGACGAACGCATCAACAGCGATCCTACCCGCCGGGAGATTGCGGTCCCGGAGATGCGTGATTTCCTCGCCGGCGTCTCCCATCCGCTCGACCACGCGCTCATCGTGACGATGCTCAAGACGGGTATCCGGGTGGGTGAGCTCTGCAATCTCGACTTGCGCGACGTCGCCGTCCCGATCACCCGCGGGACGCTCGACGTGTCGGTCCGCCCGCAACTCGACGGCCGCGGAAACGCCCTCTTCGTCGCGGCCGACCGTGCCGTCGGCGACGAAATCGACGGGGAGCGCCGGACGGCGGCCAACAAGCGCAAGCGCGCGACGGTCGTCCCCGTCGACGACGAACTGCGGATCGCCCTGCGTCGCTGGCTTGCCATCCGGCCGGACGCCGTCTCCCGGGCCGAGCCGCTGTTCGTGAGCACACGCGACGACTGGGGTGAACGCGTTACCCCACACATCGTCCACCACACCGTCGAATCGCACGCCCGCGAGCACGGCTGGCACAGGGACGGCGGTGGCGCCGAGGAGAACGTCACTCCACACTACTTCCGCCACTTCTTCACGACCCACCTCCGGGACCGCACTGGCGACCGGGGCATCGTCAAGTATCTTCGCGGCGACGTGGCCAGCGACATCATCGACACCTACACCCACGACTGGGGGGACCGCGTGCGCCGGACGTACGAGAAGAACATCTACCGGCTCAGCTGAGTGGACGCCGGTCCGGAGCGTATAAATTGTATATCGCTATATCGAATTCCTATGTGGCGCTGATCCGTCGGCGTGCGCACGGACTGCTCGCTCACGGCCGACGGGTATGCCGTCCGCCCCGTCGTCGCCGGTGTCACGTGGGGTAGATTTATCGACACCGCTGGAGGGGGTATGGACTCGGTTCAGGAGGGGGGTGGCGCGAGCACCGTCGCCGACACCTGTGCGCGCGTCG from Haloplanus salinus encodes:
- a CDS encoding SOS response-associated peptidase — protein: MCGRYTLFTPAEELAERFGAKRPDVEPRYNCAPGQALPVVTGADPDRFARQQWGLIPEWADDDSNPPINARAETITEKPTFADAVAHRRCLVPADGFYEWVSREGGKRPYRVAFEDDRPFAMAGIWSRWEPPSRQTGLGEFGDDGASSDADPVHSFAIVTTEPNDLVSDLHHRMAVVLGPDQESTWLHGSVEEALGCCEPVPADDLTAYPVSTRVNDPRNDDPSLVERADGSA
- a CDS encoding DUF5805 domain-containing protein, with protein sequence MAEDSVPVKTYVPSYQKERWREHADRLGMSQSEFVRTMVQAGRRDFEVPERPPSEEPAEDTSSGLEPRVKDALDGEGHRSWDDLLDAVTDGVEDRLEEALESLQEANAVQYSGRHGGYRLVEES
- a CDS encoding tyrosine-type recombinase/integrase, producing MTYHGKTDRTRAAYERVLRTFESFLADERGATPATAEHRDCMAWVHRLRGTVAESTVATYAAYLHRFYAYMTQVGAFDSNPMTLVAEEMDERINSDPTRREIAVPEMRDFLAGVSHPLDHALIVTMLKTGIRVGELCNLDLRDVAVPITRGTLDVSVRPQLDGRGNALFVAADRAVGDEIDGERRTAANKRKRATVVPVDDELRIALRRWLAIRPDAVSRAEPLFVSTRDDWGERVTPHIVHHTVESHAREHGWHRDGGGAEENVTPHYFRHFFTTHLRDRTGDRGIVKYLRGDVASDIIDTYTHDWGDRVRRTYEKNIYRLS